The proteins below are encoded in one region of Malaclemys terrapin pileata isolate rMalTer1 chromosome 20, rMalTer1.hap1, whole genome shotgun sequence:
- the MYADM gene encoding myeloid-associated differentiation marker: protein MPIQRVKSVGNTQALTSQVGIVRLLEALFACVTFSLVVHQGGWNGRNGDWCMFCWCFCFAMTLLVLLVEFVGLQHRIPVSWKNFPITFAMYATLMCLSASVIYPVTHIQHNAAYGKTKDYRIAATVFSCLTCLAYSVEVTMTRAKPGEVTGYMASVPGLLKVVETFVACIIFVFISEPVSYDQHEGLKWCLAVYCICFILSLVVIVLCIGECTGWLPCAFNKFLSGYTLLAVLMYATATVIWPIYKFNKNQGGEPNRPSRCSGHSNRFCDWDKLVAVAVLTAINLLVYLADLVYSARLIFIQA from the coding sequence ATGCCGATCCAGCGCGTCAAGTCCGTGGGCAACACACAGGCCCTGACCTCGCAAGTGGGCATTGTCCGCCTGCTGGAGGCGCTTTTCGCCTGCGTCACCTTCAGCCTGGTGGTGCACCAGGGGGGCTGGAATGGCCGTAACGGTGACTGGTGCATGTTCTGCTGGTGCTTCTGCTTTGCCATGacgctgctggtgctgctggtggAGTTCGTCGGGCTCCAGCACCGCATACCCGTCTCCTGGAAGAACTTCCCCATCACCTTCGCCATGTACGCCACCCTCATGTGCCTCTCGGCCTCCGTCATCTACCCGGTCACCCACATCCAGCACAACGCCGCCTATGGCAAAACCAAGGACTACCGCATCGCCGCCACCGTCTTCTCCTGCCTCACCTGCCTGGCCTACTCGGTGGAGGTGACCATGACCCGGGCCAAGCCGGGCGAGGTGACGGGCTACATGGCCTCCGTGCCCGGGCTGCTGAAGGTGGTAGAGACCTTCGTGGCCTGCATCATCTTCGTCTTCATCAGCGAGCCGGTCTCCTACGACCAACACGAGGGGCTGAAGTGGTGTCTGGCCGTCTACTGCATCTGTTTCATCCTCTCGCTGGTGGTCATTGTGCTGTGCATCGGGGAGTGCAccggctggctgccctgtgcCTTCAATAAGTTCCTAAGTGGCTACACGCTGCTGGCTGTGCTCATGTATGCCACGGCCACCGTCATCTGGCCCATCTACAAGTTCAACAAGAATCAGGGTGGCGAGCCGAACCGGCCCTCCAGGTGCAGCGGCCACAGCAATCGCTTCTGTGACTGGGATAAGTTGGTGGCCGTCGCCGTGCTGACGGCCATCAACCTGCTGGTCTACCTGGCCGACCTGGTGTACTCCGCCCGGCTCATCTTCATCCAGGCCTAG